In the Candidatus Deferrimicrobiaceae bacterium genome, one interval contains:
- the tsaD gene encoding tRNA (adenosine(37)-N6)-threonylcarbamoyltransferase complex transferase subunit TsaD, with amino-acid sequence MGIESSCDDTAAALYDSSAGLLANVVSSQVPVHRLYGGVVPELASREHIRSVVPVVEQALADAGSGRREVDGIAVTAGPGLIGSLLVGLCFAKALAYAWGKPLYGADHLEAHIYSIFLEQEVEFPFIALLVSGGHTSLFRVSGWEEVFFLGGTLDDAAGEAFDKAAKLLGLGYPGGAAIDRIAAAGDPGRFAFPRAWLKAGSADFSFSGLKTSLRVFLSSAEGKEARVEDIAASFQEAVVDVLVGKTLEAAKREGIPRAVLAGGVSANSRLRSRAMEAGIGAGIPVHLPSQALCTDNAAMVALLGDRRLSAGRASGPELNAYAASRFFR; translated from the coding sequence GTCTTTACGGCGGCGTCGTCCCGGAGCTCGCCTCCCGGGAGCATATCCGCTCGGTCGTCCCCGTGGTCGAGCAAGCCCTGGCCGACGCGGGGTCGGGGCGCCGAGAGGTCGACGGCATCGCGGTGACGGCGGGCCCCGGCCTGATCGGCTCCCTGCTCGTGGGATTATGCTTCGCCAAGGCGCTGGCCTATGCGTGGGGGAAACCCCTCTACGGGGCCGACCATCTCGAGGCGCACATCTACTCCATCTTCCTCGAGCAGGAGGTGGAGTTCCCCTTCATCGCCCTTCTCGTCTCCGGCGGGCACACCTCCCTGTTCCGGGTGTCGGGGTGGGAGGAGGTCTTCTTCCTGGGCGGTACCCTCGACGACGCGGCGGGGGAGGCCTTCGACAAGGCGGCAAAACTTTTGGGGCTCGGCTATCCCGGGGGAGCGGCTATCGACCGGATCGCCGCCGCCGGGGATCCCGGCCGGTTCGCCTTTCCCCGGGCCTGGCTTAAGGCCGGCTCCGCCGACTTCTCCTTCTCGGGGCTCAAGACCTCCCTGCGCGTCTTTCTCTCCTCGGCGGAAGGGAAGGAGGCCCGCGTCGAGGACATCGCCGCCTCGTTCCAGGAGGCGGTCGTCGACGTGCTGGTCGGGAAGACCCTGGAGGCGGCGAAACGGGAGGGGATCCCCCGCGCCGTGCTGGCGGGGGGCGTGTCCGCCAACTCCCGCCTGCGCAGCCGGGCCATGGAGGCAGGCATCGGCGCCGGGATCCCGGTGCATCTTCCCTCGCAGGCCCTGTGCACGGACAACGCGGCGATGGTGGCGCTTCTGGGGGATCGACGCCTGTCGGCCGGCCGGGCCTCCGGGCCCGAACTGAACGCGTATGCCGCCTCCCGATTCTTCCGCTGA
- the rsmA gene encoding 16S rRNA (adenine(1518)-N(6)/adenine(1519)-N(6))-dimethyltransferase RsmA, with protein MPPPDSSAEHPRRLLADLGISPSRRRGQNFLHDRNIARKIVAAAREMGPPFLEIGPGLGALTSLLAAAEEKTVAVEVDRRLAAYLRDRFAGSAVEVVEADVLSVPEEEWRRRFPGGGTVVGNLPYSLSSPIVLRLMELRERFPRAVLMLQKEVVERLCASPGGKEYGTLSVYLAVLADARPEFSVRRTCFTPVPEVDSAVFSIRFRQGIPDPLVRKLQAVVRAAFARRRKTLKNAPVPFLAGGTKEWCDLLSR; from the coding sequence ATGCCGCCTCCCGATTCTTCCGCTGAACATCCCCGGCGGCTCCTGGCCGATCTGGGCATCTCCCCCAGCAGGAGGCGGGGGCAGAACTTCCTTCATGACCGGAACATCGCCCGCAAGATCGTGGCGGCGGCCCGGGAAATGGGTCCTCCGTTTCTCGAGATCGGGCCGGGGCTCGGCGCGTTGACGTCTCTGTTGGCCGCCGCGGAGGAGAAGACGGTGGCGGTGGAGGTCGACCGGAGGCTGGCGGCCTACCTGCGGGACCGGTTCGCCGGCTCGGCCGTCGAGGTGGTCGAGGCGGATGTCCTTTCCGTGCCGGAAGAGGAGTGGAGGAGGCGCTTCCCCGGCGGGGGCACCGTCGTCGGGAATCTGCCGTACTCCCTTTCCTCGCCGATCGTCCTGCGCCTCATGGAGCTCAGGGAGCGGTTTCCCCGGGCGGTGCTGATGCTTCAGAAAGAGGTGGTGGAGCGGTTGTGCGCCTCCCCCGGCGGGAAGGAGTACGGCACCCTTTCGGTGTACCTCGCGGTCCTCGCCGACGCCCGCCCGGAGTTTTCCGTGCGGAGGACCTGCTTCACCCCCGTCCCCGAGGTCGATTCCGCCGTTTTCTCGATCCGGTTCCGGCAAGGGATCCCCGACCCCCTCGTCCGAAAGCTCCAGGCGGTCGTGCGCGCCGCGTTCGCCCGGAGGCGGAAAACGTTGAAAAACGCACCCGTGCCGTTTCTTGCCGGAGGGACGAAGGAGTGGTGCGACCTGTTGTCCCG